The following coding sequences are from one Clostridioides difficile ATCC 9689 = DSM 1296 window:
- a CDS encoding M60 family metallopeptidase, with translation MKKAISCVLAVSMCSAPLNVFAEPILEGKLRAVEKSVTEKLRGSLEVDLNFSLPIKNSESESMTNMQLRLKDDSNNSGIIKLGEKDSGTVNVGTDNIEYTIKKLSASRSEIKNKDENISYYNIVFNNLPVGKYNVEVSGAGFKNKEIKDIDISSYSQRVLLSNRASVDNKNKPLNYELFLMGDVNGDGKVDKSDYNKVLENIDSNKREFDLNRDGKVDIVDLDYVQKNLGQSEDAKSLESIVSTNPIVDTSKVELKGNSDVDINGNVENLFSGENNGVTISSKNDEISEEKPAVMDIALSEALNMEVINIKAPEGTAPAKGIVEVTDKDGNIQQIPYENKEYMKNLKDEEQQEEVNNEQEEVNQEEVNNKDENINQTDNNSNNKDENNDKQQENSDKQEANSNTNQDKNNDKENSSMDKPNSDEDTPKEGDNISKDDNFTTSTYSRSALETYADVQNSDIVINLGKQVAVKKITIKITATTANDRNLAEISKVEFLNNVYKEIPKPEMNIPKINKISTSTAVGNEKISFYWNNEVNVSAYELILDKIDSKGKVLSTKKLQTSKNTIEVRDIEAYGLYRVSIQSLNGDWSSGYKDATPENLDGVPENVDSNYKPIQFSPDSILEFQVVPDTKPEPPEGINVKGKFKSLDVSWKNHKQAKDFDLYYKEKGSNGSWIKYNDKLIRGTSSKIEGLKDNTTYEVRMTATNHLGTSGMSKTYIGTTESMDAPTTPNYRLINTPKENGGFGIPTNHIVDVTYPAGYDKSEYSDKNPFDKFNVVDGDFTTHWTFPTYNAAEGTNRGPIITFDKSYTMDTFMATPRFDVSDKTINDFEVRYWDENGQLHNLGDVPFETKTDPINNNKYVMVRLKEPITATKIQVSVCSSYSYKSNISELKFYEYDSIEDDVRNLFMDDLQVELKEDVTQEKITELKDRLNTPDKASGEYHPYKTVIERELKLAQDLYNDRATLTDVTTVNQEINKLGKYKDKNGQYTVNSNNLGMQNDWQALGVAARAGDEITVYVGSKSGKTPKLIYTQYYGESGAYKSGEINLNTGKNVIQLSKLHSLDIECGGSLYIRYAEDTPSGGDIKVRVAGATKIPHLNLNGTINDKSPAGVSESKKKIKAYIEELAKYKDAVKGEPYYPGTNVGNSYGYSEKTGVLNTTDIESDKVTLNVPATAVYQGISKGNADLNTQVDRLYNSMLAWEQIMDLVYSERGVFKTQDLDGNGTVDDNEFNLTKNDMAPKSRMNIKYQRMFIGAFMYASGLHVGVEYGSVPGLMNGVPFQIDDSGKATGGNLFGWGIGHEIGHVTDIGKMTYSETSNNVLALLAQTFDDKTHSRLEGSTMDKIYEHVTSNSLGIPSNVFERLGMLWQLHLAYDDDFTGSMLKNNSDADLSNDTFYAKISRKYRALSSSDPINSLPKDQMLVAMASSVVEKDLRDYFKAWGVEITPELNSIMDSKNYEKESRKIQYVNDEARRKILNENIASMAKDTKVSASFSDGIQSGSLVKSNKISIDLDVDKDKDKILGYEIIRSDGNYLDGENGTQVKYRTVGFVDAKGNSKTKFTDNISPLNNRAFTYKVVAYDYHLNPTEEFEVGTVKLSDEGKINKSAWSFITNTVSDGDVRTENDSHGPLQNPEIDNIKDNDASTTYKGKIISKAEWNKDPQKDPDINVEENPYIMVDMKETLPIVGLKYTKPEAEARKFSLKGLFNFRKNTSTTYNPLTNYKIQVSNDKKNWEDVSQGTFEYGQDLVGGGKDQDNEARVTFNKDGKLWTYQARYVKLISNNKSNIEVAELDIIGPPGDNIEIGTMNNADETRTNGIGKLAEDYVYQSDDSSTSEDETGKIPAGSIVITGEYSGNPAFNLPLLIDKNNKTISGEALLFAEVPEKGELGEISKGTWVYYMPKENFDSLSDKVKAELYRYNDLQGDTPVGQRFVSDTMYVPVGAKNYDELKTISLTDSNSKARKATRNSIDISNKKVITVSNKVKGNIVRDK, from the coding sequence ATGAAAAAGGCAATATCTTGTGTACTAGCAGTATCTATGTGTAGTGCACCACTAAACGTTTTTGCAGAACCTATATTAGAGGGGAAGCTAAGGGCAGTTGAAAAATCAGTTACAGAAAAGTTAAGGGGGAGTCTTGAAGTAGATTTAAATTTTTCACTGCCAATAAAAAATAGCGAGTCAGAAAGTATGACTAATATGCAGTTACGATTAAAAGATGATAGTAACAATAGTGGAATAATAAAGCTTGGAGAAAAAGATTCAGGAACAGTAAATGTTGGGACAGATAATATAGAATATACTATAAAAAAATTATCTGCAAGTAGAAGTGAAATAAAAAATAAAGATGAGAATATATCATATTATAATATTGTATTTAATAATTTACCTGTTGGAAAATACAATGTAGAAGTCTCTGGAGCTGGATTTAAGAACAAAGAAATTAAAGACATTGATATATCAAGTTATTCACAAAGAGTCTTATTAAGCAATAGAGCAAGTGTAGATAATAAAAATAAACCTTTAAATTATGAATTATTCTTAATGGGTGATGTAAATGGAGACGGTAAAGTAGATAAGAGTGATTATAATAAGGTTTTAGAGAATATAGATTCAAATAAAAGAGAATTTGATTTAAATAGAGATGGAAAGGTAGATATTGTTGACTTAGATTATGTACAGAAAAATTTAGGACAAAGTGAAGATGCAAAAAGCCTAGAAAGTATAGTATCTACCAATCCTATAGTAGATACAAGTAAGGTTGAATTAAAAGGAAATAGTGATGTAGATATTAATGGTAATGTAGAAAATTTATTTAGTGGAGAAAATAATGGAGTTACAATATCTTCAAAAAATGATGAAATATCTGAGGAAAAACCAGCAGTAATGGATATAGCTTTATCAGAAGCACTTAATATGGAAGTCATCAATATAAAAGCTCCAGAAGGTACTGCTCCAGCAAAAGGAATAGTTGAGGTTACTGACAAAGATGGTAATATTCAACAGATTCCTTATGAAAACAAAGAATATATGAAAAACTTAAAAGATGAGGAGCAACAAGAGGAAGTAAATAACGAACAAGAAGAAGTAAATCAAGAAGAAGTAAATAATAAAGATGAAAATATAAACCAGACTGATAATAACTCAAATAATAAAGATGAAAATAATGATAAACAACAGGAAAATAGCGATAAACAAGAAGCAAACTCTAATACCAATCAAGATAAAAATAATGATAAAGAAAATTCATCAATGGATAAACCTAATTCAGATGAAGATACTCCAAAAGAAGGGGATAATATCAGTAAAGATGATAACTTTACAACATCTACATATAGTAGGTCAGCATTAGAAACATATGCAGATGTTCAAAATAGTGATATAGTAATAAATCTTGGTAAACAAGTAGCAGTAAAAAAGATAACTATAAAAATAACAGCTACAACAGCAAATGATAGAAATCTTGCAGAAATATCAAAAGTTGAATTTTTAAACAATGTATATAAAGAAATACCAAAACCAGAGATGAATATACCTAAAATAAATAAAATATCGACTAGCACTGCTGTTGGAAATGAAAAAATATCTTTTTATTGGAATAATGAAGTAAATGTATCAGCATACGAACTTATACTAGACAAAATTGATAGTAAGGGAAAAGTATTATCTACTAAAAAATTACAAACTAGTAAAAATACAATAGAAGTTAGAGATATAGAAGCATATGGACTATATAGGGTTAGCATACAATCTTTAAATGGAGATTGGTCTAGTGGTTATAAAGATGCAACACCAGAAAACTTAGACGGAGTACCAGAAAATGTAGATTCAAACTATAAACCTATACAATTTAGCCCAGATAGTATATTAGAATTTCAAGTTGTTCCAGACACAAAACCAGAACCACCAGAAGGTATAAATGTTAAAGGTAAATTTAAATCTCTTGATGTAAGCTGGAAAAATCATAAACAAGCTAAAGACTTTGACTTGTACTATAAAGAAAAAGGTTCTAATGGGTCTTGGATAAAATACAATGATAAGCTTATTCGTGGGACAAGTTCAAAGATAGAAGGTCTTAAGGATAATACAACATATGAAGTTAGAATGACAGCTACTAACCACTTGGGAACTAGTGGAATGTCTAAAACATATATAGGTACAACTGAAAGCATGGATGCACCAACAACACCTAACTATAGATTAATTAATACTCCTAAAGAGAATGGTGGATTTGGAATACCAACAAATCACATTGTAGATGTTACTTATCCAGCAGGATATGACAAAAGTGAATATAGTGATAAAAATCCATTTGATAAATTCAATGTAGTAGATGGGGACTTTACAACACATTGGACATTCCCAACATATAATGCAGCTGAGGGAACGAATAGAGGACCAATAATAACTTTTGATAAATCTTATACTATGGATACTTTTATGGCTACACCTCGTTTTGATGTTTCTGATAAGACAATAAATGACTTTGAGGTACGATATTGGGATGAAAATGGTCAATTACACAATCTGGGGGATGTTCCTTTTGAAACAAAGACAGACCCTATAAATAATAATAAGTATGTAATGGTTAGATTAAAAGAACCAATAACTGCTACCAAAATACAAGTAAGTGTTTGCTCATCCTATTCATATAAGTCTAATATATCAGAACTTAAGTTTTATGAGTATGACAGTATAGAAGATGATGTAAGAAATCTATTTATGGATGACCTACAAGTTGAATTAAAAGAAGATGTAACTCAAGAAAAAATAACTGAATTAAAAGATAGATTAAATACTCCAGATAAAGCTAGTGGAGAATATCATCCATATAAGACAGTTATTGAGAGAGAATTAAAATTAGCTCAAGACTTATATAATGATAGAGCCACACTTACTGATGTAACTACTGTAAATCAAGAAATAAATAAATTAGGAAAATATAAAGATAAAAATGGACAGTATACTGTAAATTCCAATAATTTAGGTATGCAAAATGACTGGCAGGCATTAGGAGTAGCTGCTAGAGCAGGAGATGAAATCACAGTATATGTTGGAAGTAAAAGTGGAAAAACTCCTAAGTTGATATATACACAGTACTATGGAGAATCTGGTGCATATAAGAGTGGAGAAATAAATCTTAACACTGGAAAAAATGTAATTCAATTAAGCAAACTTCATAGTTTAGATATAGAATGTGGAGGAAGTTTATACATAAGATACGCTGAAGATACTCCAAGTGGAGGAGATATAAAAGTACGTGTAGCAGGAGCTACTAAGATACCACATCTTAATCTAAATGGAACAATAAATGATAAGAGTCCTGCGGGAGTTTCTGAATCTAAGAAAAAGATAAAAGCATATATAGAAGAATTAGCTAAATATAAAGATGCTGTAAAAGGAGAACCATATTATCCAGGAACAAATGTTGGTAATTCATATGGATATTCAGAAAAAACTGGTGTGTTAAACACTACAGATATTGAAAGTGATAAAGTAACATTAAATGTTCCTGCAACAGCTGTATATCAAGGGATATCAAAAGGAAATGCTGATTTAAATACACAAGTAGATAGATTATATAATAGTATGCTTGCATGGGAACAAATAATGGATTTAGTTTACTCAGAAAGAGGAGTATTTAAAACACAAGATTTAGATGGTAATGGAACTGTAGATGATAATGAATTTAACTTAACTAAAAATGATATGGCTCCAAAATCTCGTATGAACATAAAATACCAAAGAATGTTTATTGGAGCATTTATGTATGCTTCTGGATTACATGTAGGAGTAGAATATGGTTCAGTTCCAGGGCTTATGAATGGAGTACCTTTCCAAATAGATGATAGTGGAAAAGCTACAGGAGGAAACTTATTTGGATGGGGAATAGGTCATGAGATAGGACATGTTACAGATATTGGAAAGATGACATATAGCGAAACTAGTAACAATGTACTTGCTTTACTTGCTCAGACCTTTGATGATAAGACACATTCAAGACTTGAAGGTTCAACAATGGATAAGATATATGAGCATGTAACTTCAAATAGCTTAGGTATACCAAGCAATGTATTTGAAAGGCTTGGAATGTTATGGCAATTACATCTAGCTTATGATGATGATTTTACGGGTTCAATGTTAAAGAATAACTCAGATGCTGATTTAAGTAATGATACATTCTATGCAAAGATTTCAAGAAAATACAGAGCACTTTCAAGTAGTGACCCAATTAATAGTTTACCAAAAGACCAAATGCTAGTAGCAATGGCATCAAGTGTTGTTGAAAAAGATTTAAGAGATTACTTTAAGGCATGGGGAGTAGAAATTACACCAGAATTAAACAGTATAATGGATAGTAAGAACTACGAAAAAGAATCAAGAAAGATACAATATGTAAATGACGAAGCTAGAAGAAAGATTTTAAATGAAAATATAGCTAGTATGGCAAAAGATACTAAAGTAAGTGCTAGTTTTTCTGATGGAATACAAAGTGGTTCTCTAGTTAAATCTAATAAAATATCTATAGACCTAGATGTAGATAAGGATAAAGATAAGATACTAGGATACGAAATAATAAGAAGTGATGGAAATTATTTAGATGGTGAAAATGGAACACAGGTAAAATACAGAACAGTTGGATTTGTGGATGCAAAAGGAAATAGTAAGACTAAATTTACTGATAATATATCTCCTCTTAATAACAGAGCATTTACATATAAGGTAGTTGCATATGATTATCACCTAAATCCAACAGAAGAATTTGAAGTTGGTACTGTAAAATTATCAGATGAAGGGAAAATAAATAAATCAGCATGGTCATTCATAACAAATACTGTTTCTGACGGTGATGTTAGAACTGAAAATGACTCACATGGACCATTACAAAATCCTGAAATTGATAATATAAAAGATAATGATGCAAGTACTACATATAAAGGAAAGATAATAAGTAAAGCAGAGTGGAACAAAGACCCTCAAAAAGACCCTGATATAAATGTAGAAGAAAATCCATATATAATGGTAGACATGAAAGAAACATTACCTATAGTAGGACTAAAATATACAAAACCAGAGGCAGAAGCTAGGAAGTTCTCATTAAAAGGATTATTTAACTTTAGAAAAAATACTAGCACAACATACAATCCTTTAACTAATTACAAAATACAAGTAAGTAATGATAAAAAGAACTGGGAAGATGTAAGTCAAGGAACTTTTGAATATGGACAAGATTTAGTTGGTGGAGGAAAAGACCAAGATAATGAAGCTAGAGTTACATTTAATAAAGATGGTAAACTTTGGACATACCAAGCTAGATATGTAAAACTAATCTCAAATAATAAGTCTAATATAGAAGTTGCAGAATTAGATATAATAGGACCTCCAGGTGATAATATAGAAATTGGCACAATGAATAATGCAGACGAAACTCGTACTAATGGAATTGGAAAATTAGCAGAAGATTATGTATATCAAAGTGATGACTCTAGCACAAGTGAAGATGAAACAGGTAAGATTCCAGCGGGTTCAATAGTTATTACAGGTGAATACAGTGGAAATCCAGCATTTAATTTACCACTACTTATAGATAAAAACAATAAGACTATATCTGGAGAAGCGCTTTTATTTGCAGAAGTTCCAGAAAAAGGTGAACTAGGTGAAATCAGTAAAGGTACATGGGTTTACTATATGCCAAAAGAAAACTTTGATTCTTTAAGTGATAAGGTTAAGGCTGAACTATATAGATACAATGACCTTCAAGGAGATACTCCAGTAGGTCAAAGATTTGTAAGTGATACAATGTATGTACCTGTAGGAGCTAAGAATTATGATGAGTTAAAGACAATAAGTCTTACTGATAGTAATAGTAAAGCTAGAAAAGCTACAAGAAATTCTATTGATATCAGTAATAAGAAGGTTATAACTGTAAGCAATAAAGTAAAGGGTAATATTGTTAGAGATAAATAG
- a CDS encoding cell wall-binding protein Cwp9, with the protein MKNSKKILAIGLTLFLVMVNTPMVNALTSVEQIKGNDRYETAAKIADKQNYNTAILINSDNSLADGLSASGLAGALNAPILMTKQNQIPNTTMERLNKAKTVYIIGSESTISKNVENQLLSKKKVVQRIFGENRFDTSIKIAEKIKEIKPIDKVIIANGFTGEADAISASPVAARDGVPIILTDGNSVGFDTTGLKSYALGSSEIISDELVKSTNSIRLGGTDRFETNKIVIQEFYKNSKEFYLSKGLQLTDALAASTIAKNAPVVLVENGSNKSILSGADKLTVLGGINQNVIKQCINQASPNQQGLYYNPNDRAFKERIKGKVYALTKQYRKENGVRALSVASRLEGLANDWSNLMANKKTLSHTINGKNSYSTFLKYLDWSEIKPGYIAVQGENIIKYKIPDKPVYTNRDADDIGNFIFNEWKTNPEEGTNMLHKGYEIMGFGIAITGDKNLYATHEFYGRYKE; encoded by the coding sequence TAGCTATAGGACTTACACTATTTTTAGTAATGGTAAATACTCCTATGGTAAATGCGTTGACATCAGTTGAGCAAATAAAAGGGAATGACAGATATGAGACAGCAGCAAAAATAGCAGATAAGCAAAACTACAATACAGCAATACTAATCAACTCAGATAATAGCTTAGCAGATGGTCTAAGTGCAAGTGGTTTAGCTGGAGCCTTAAATGCGCCTATTTTGATGACAAAACAAAACCAGATTCCAAACACAACTATGGAAAGATTAAACAAAGCAAAGACTGTGTATATAATAGGCTCAGAATCAACAATAAGTAAAAATGTTGAGAATCAGTTACTATCCAAAAAGAAGGTTGTACAAAGAATATTTGGTGAAAATAGATTTGATACAAGTATAAAAATAGCTGAAAAAATCAAAGAAATTAAGCCAATAGATAAAGTAATTATAGCCAATGGATTTACAGGAGAAGCAGATGCGATAAGTGCATCACCAGTAGCTGCTAGAGATGGAGTACCTATAATACTTACAGATGGAAATAGTGTGGGATTTGACACGACAGGCTTAAAGAGTTATGCGCTTGGTTCTAGTGAAATAATCAGCGACGAATTAGTTAAGAGCACAAATTCTATTAGATTGGGTGGCACAGATAGATTTGAAACTAATAAGATAGTTATACAAGAGTTTTATAAAAATAGTAAAGAATTTTATCTAAGTAAAGGCTTACAATTAACAGACGCTTTGGCTGCCTCTACAATAGCAAAAAATGCTCCTGTAGTTTTAGTTGAAAATGGCAGTAACAAGAGTATTTTAAGTGGTGCAGACAAATTGACTGTACTAGGAGGCATAAATCAGAATGTTATCAAGCAATGTATAAATCAAGCTTCACCAAATCAACAAGGTTTATATTACAATCCAAATGATAGAGCATTTAAAGAGAGAATAAAGGGTAAAGTATATGCTCTTACAAAGCAGTATAGAAAAGAGAATGGAGTAAGAGCGTTATCTGTAGCAAGCAGATTAGAGGGTCTAGCAAATGATTGGTCTAATTTAATGGCAAATAAGAAGACTTTATCTCATACGATAAATGGAAAAAATTCATATTCTACTTTTTTGAAATACTTAGATTGGAGTGAGATTAAACCTGGATATATAGCAGTTCAAGGTGAAAATATAATTAAATATAAAATTCCAGATAAACCTGTATATACAAATAGAGATGCAGATGATATAGGAAACTTTATTTTTAATGAGTGGAAGACAAATCCAGAAGAAGGAACTAATATGTTGCATAAAGGGTATGAAATAATGGGATTTGGTATAGCTATAACAGGAGATAAGAATCTATATGCTACACATGAATTTTATGGAAGATATAAAGAATAA